A DNA window from Paenibacillus andongensis contains the following coding sequences:
- a CDS encoding ABC transporter permease — protein MIKRTQGSSKKRIWKYSPLYLMMLPGIAYLIINNYLPMFGLTIAFKDINFTKGIWGSDWVGFQNFKFLFQTSDAYIITRNTILYNVAFILIGLIVAVGFAILLNEIKSKIASRLYQSIIILPFLISMVLVSYLVYSMLSMESGFMNKTILPALGLEPISWYNEPKYWPIIITLVHTWKGAGYACIIYLAAIIGIDPEYYEAAKLDGASKWQQIRTITIPLITPVIIMLTLLAIGRIFYSDFGLFYQVPMNAGALFSTTNVIDTYVFRGLLQLGNIGMSSAAGFYQSLVGFVLVIVSNYVVRKINKENALF, from the coding sequence ATGATAAAACGTACGCAGGGCAGCTCGAAGAAAAGAATATGGAAATACAGTCCGCTCTATCTAATGATGCTTCCTGGAATCGCATACTTGATCATCAATAACTATTTACCGATGTTTGGTCTCACGATTGCTTTCAAGGACATCAATTTCACGAAAGGAATATGGGGGAGCGATTGGGTCGGTTTTCAAAATTTCAAGTTTCTGTTCCAAACGTCTGACGCTTATATCATAACCCGCAATACGATACTTTATAACGTGGCATTCATCTTGATCGGCCTTATCGTTGCGGTCGGTTTCGCCATTCTGCTGAACGAAATCAAGAGCAAGATTGCGTCCCGTCTATATCAAAGCATTATTATCCTACCATTCCTGATATCGATGGTATTGGTCAGCTACCTCGTATACTCCATGCTGAGCATGGAGAGTGGATTCATGAACAAGACGATTTTGCCGGCGTTGGGCCTAGAACCGATCTCATGGTATAACGAACCGAAATACTGGCCTATCATTATCACATTGGTCCATACCTGGAAGGGAGCCGGATACGCATGCATCATTTACTTGGCTGCCATTATTGGTATTGATCCGGAGTATTATGAGGCGGCGAAGCTGGACGGGGCGTCCAAGTGGCAGCAAATCCGTACGATCACGATACCGCTGATCACTCCCGTAATCATCATGCTGACACTCCTGGCGATCGGACGTATTTTCTACTCCGACTTCGGCCTATTTTATCAAGTTCCGATGAATGCAGGCGCTCTCTTCAGTACTACTAACGTCATCGATACGTACGTATTCCGCGGCCTTTTGCAGCTAGGCAACATTGGTATGTCGTCAGCGGCTGGCTTCTATCAATCGCTAGTCGGATTCGTGCTCGTTATCGTCTCCAACTATGTTGTTCGTAAAATCAACAAAGAAAACGCGTTGTTCTAA
- a CDS encoding beta-glucosidase — MKRNMQELISQMTLEEKASLCSGLDFWHTKGIERLGIPSIMMTDGPHGLRKQRASADNLGLFDSVPATCFPSAAGLASSWDRELIGKVGIALGEECQAEDVAILLGPGANIKRSPLCGRNFEYFSEDPYLSSEMAAAHIQGVQSQGVGTSLKHFAVNNQEHRRMTTNAVVDERTLREIYLASFEGAVKKGQPWTVMCAYNQLNGEYCGENERLLTDILKDEWGHEGFVVSDWGAVNERTDGLAAGLELEMPSSGGAGDRKIVEAVKSGKLSENKLDAAVERILSIVFKAVDSKKADASYDPEAHHQLAREVARESMVLLKNEDGILPLPKSGKIAVIGQLAKQPRYQGGGSSHIKPTKLEDISEELAKSAGSGSEILFAPGYDLGSDNTDPQLLKEALQLAEDASVVILFVGLPDRYESEGFDREHLNLPLNQSELIEAVTAVQTQTVIVLSNGAPVEMPWIGSVKAVLEAYLGGQALGGAIADILFGDANPCGKLAETFPVQLSDNPSYLNFPGDGDLVEYKEGIYVGYRYYDKKKLRPLFPFGHGLSYTTFEYGGLAVDKDSMNDSDSMHVSVNIKNTGSKVGKEIVQLYVRDVRSSVSRPEKELKGFAKVALEPGEARTVTFTLDKRSFAYFDVEVNDWHVETGEFEILVGKSSAEIVLKRNIRLNSTVSKAKTYTRNSTVGDLMENQRAATIVTDLLKHSPFGSSNGEGEGEGEGMSELMAAFLKYLPLRGLVAFSGGGLTVESLDSLLERLNQGDKE, encoded by the coding sequence ATGAAAAGAAATATGCAAGAATTGATTTCACAAATGACTTTGGAAGAGAAAGCATCTCTCTGCTCGGGACTTGACTTTTGGCATACGAAAGGGATCGAGCGGCTCGGCATCCCGTCCATCATGATGACGGATGGGCCGCACGGTCTTCGTAAGCAGCGTGCATCGGCTGATAATTTAGGACTCTTCGATAGCGTGCCGGCAACATGTTTCCCGTCAGCTGCGGGTCTTGCGTCTTCGTGGGACCGCGAGCTGATTGGCAAGGTCGGGATCGCGCTTGGGGAAGAGTGCCAGGCGGAAGACGTCGCAATTCTGCTAGGACCAGGAGCCAATATCAAGAGATCGCCGCTGTGCGGGCGCAATTTCGAATACTTCTCGGAAGATCCATACTTGTCTTCCGAAATGGCAGCTGCACATATCCAAGGTGTACAGAGCCAAGGCGTCGGCACGTCGCTAAAGCATTTCGCGGTTAATAATCAAGAACACCGCCGGATGACGACTAATGCGGTTGTGGATGAGCGTACACTTCGGGAGATTTATTTGGCTAGTTTCGAAGGAGCGGTAAAAAAGGGGCAGCCGTGGACGGTCATGTGCGCCTATAATCAGCTTAACGGCGAGTACTGCGGGGAAAATGAGCGTCTGCTTACAGACATATTGAAGGACGAGTGGGGACATGAGGGCTTCGTCGTTTCCGACTGGGGCGCAGTGAACGAGCGTACAGACGGTTTGGCGGCAGGACTTGAGCTGGAAATGCCGTCTTCTGGAGGAGCTGGTGACCGTAAAATCGTCGAAGCGGTGAAAAGCGGCAAGCTGTCCGAGAACAAGCTGGACGCGGCAGTTGAACGGATACTGAGCATCGTCTTCAAGGCGGTCGACAGCAAGAAGGCTGACGCTTCCTATGATCCGGAGGCCCATCATCAGCTGGCACGAGAAGTCGCGCGTGAAAGCATGGTACTGCTGAAAAATGAGGACGGCATCTTGCCATTGCCGAAGTCCGGCAAAATTGCCGTCATCGGGCAACTTGCCAAGCAGCCGAGATATCAAGGCGGAGGCAGCTCGCATATCAAGCCGACTAAGCTCGAGGATATCAGTGAGGAGCTTGCCAAATCGGCGGGAAGCGGCTCGGAGATCTTGTTTGCTCCGGGATATGACTTAGGAAGTGATAATACGGATCCGCAGCTTCTGAAAGAAGCGCTCCAGCTTGCAGAAGATGCATCGGTCGTTATTCTCTTCGTCGGTTTACCTGATCGATATGAATCGGAAGGATTTGACCGCGAGCATCTGAACCTCCCGCTCAATCAATCGGAGCTAATTGAAGCGGTGACCGCGGTGCAAACACAGACAGTAATCGTGCTTAGCAATGGGGCACCTGTGGAAATGCCTTGGATCGGCAGTGTAAAAGCTGTGCTCGAGGCATACTTAGGCGGCCAAGCGCTAGGTGGTGCGATTGCCGATATACTGTTCGGTGATGCCAATCCTTGTGGCAAGCTAGCCGAGACGTTCCCTGTTCAGTTGAGCGACAATCCATCTTATTTAAATTTTCCAGGTGATGGAGACCTTGTGGAATATAAGGAAGGGATTTACGTCGGTTACCGCTATTATGACAAGAAGAAGCTGCGGCCACTGTTCCCATTCGGTCATGGGCTTAGTTATACAACTTTTGAATACGGCGGACTTGCTGTGGACAAAGATTCGATGAACGACAGCGATTCGATGCACGTCTCAGTCAATATAAAGAATACCGGCAGCAAAGTTGGTAAAGAGATCGTTCAGCTGTATGTGCGGGATGTGCGCAGCAGCGTGTCCCGCCCGGAGAAGGAGCTGAAGGGATTCGCCAAAGTAGCGCTGGAGCCTGGAGAAGCGAGAACCGTCACCTTTACGCTTGATAAGAGATCATTTGCTTATTTCGATGTGGAAGTGAACGATTGGCATGTTGAGACAGGCGAGTTCGAAATTCTGGTCGGAAAGTCTTCAGCGGAGATCGTACTTAAGAGGAACATTCGACTGAATTCGACGGTATCGAAAGCGAAGACGTATACACGTAATTCGACAGTTGGCGATCTGATGGAGAACCAGCGAGCCGCTACGATCGTAACGGATCTGCTAAAGCATTCGCCATTCGGCTCTTCTAACGGAGAAGGAGAAGGGGAAGGGGAAGGGATGTCCGAGCTAATGGCCGCATTCCTGAAATATTTGCCGCTTCGAGGTTTAGTTGCCTTCAGCGGAGGCGGACTTACGGTTGAGTCGCTTGATTCATTGCTCGAGCGGCTGAATCAAGGAGATAAGGAGTAG
- a CDS encoding SDR family NAD(P)-dependent oxidoreductase translates to MKKTAFVTGANKGIGIEIVKQLGEAGWKVILGARSAERGEAAVSELTSKGLDVELVQIDMGDLKTIEQAADTINKNYPDLKLLINNAGMPGAFSRSFTDTKEDDLRNAFEVNFFGTFRLNQRLFPLIKDNEGTIVNVSTDMASLDHMQNAECTLNAFDYNSSKTANNAMTLSMAYEVKNSNAQVFAVTPGFTSTDLNGNAAGGKSKEAAAAIIVGYATDGKRHNGEFLDEKGVYAW, encoded by the coding sequence ATGAAAAAGACCGCATTTGTAACTGGAGCAAATAAAGGAATCGGCATTGAAATCGTTAAGCAGTTAGGTGAAGCAGGCTGGAAAGTCATCCTTGGCGCGCGCAGTGCCGAACGGGGTGAAGCTGCCGTTTCCGAGTTAACTTCCAAGGGGTTAGACGTAGAATTGGTACAAATCGACATGGGTGACTTGAAAACCATCGAACAGGCAGCCGATACGATCAACAAGAATTATCCGGACTTGAAGCTTCTAATCAATAACGCTGGTATGCCTGGCGCTTTCTCCCGTTCTTTTACGGATACCAAAGAGGATGATCTGCGGAATGCCTTCGAAGTTAACTTTTTCGGGACCTTCCGTTTGAACCAGCGTTTGTTCCCGTTAATCAAAGATAACGAAGGCACAATCGTCAATGTATCGACCGACATGGCTTCTCTGGACCATATGCAAAATGCTGAATGTACTTTGAACGCATTTGATTATAACTCATCTAAAACGGCCAACAATGCCATGACACTTTCAATGGCTTATGAAGTCAAAAACAGCAACGCTCAAGTATTCGCGGTAACGCCTGGATTCACTTCAACAGATCTTAACGGCAATGCCGCAGGCGGTAAATCGAAAGAAGCCGCCGCTGCGATTATAGTGGGTTATGCGACAGATGGCAAACGTCATAACGGCGAATTCTTGGATGAGAAGGGCGTTTACGCCTGGTAA
- a CDS encoding carbohydrate ABC transporter permease, protein MNNENRIWQWTAHLVMILFSLSCLLPFMLLTMSSITDEKTILQNGYSFIPKQFSLSAYEYLWQQSSLVFNAYGITILITIVGTTVSLLITSMLAYPLSRRDLPGGTFFAFLLFFTLLFNGGLVPTYLIYTQLFHIKNTLWALIVPGLLMNGFNVLLMRTFFMTTIPVPVLESASIDGASEFKMYYKIVLPLSLPILATVGLFQGLAYWNDWNNGLIYVTNPKLFSLQNVLNRIMSDIQFLASNSEIGSQAGESIAQLPSETFRMAIAVIAVIPVLIAYPFFQKYFVKGMTIGAVKG, encoded by the coding sequence ATGAATAATGAAAATCGTATTTGGCAGTGGACTGCGCATCTTGTGATGATCTTGTTTTCACTCAGCTGCCTGCTTCCGTTTATGCTTTTGACAATGTCATCGATAACGGATGAAAAGACAATCCTGCAGAATGGGTATTCTTTTATCCCAAAACAGTTCAGTTTAAGTGCATACGAATATTTGTGGCAGCAATCGTCGCTTGTTTTTAACGCGTACGGGATCACAATTCTCATTACCATCGTGGGGACAACGGTAAGCCTATTAATCACATCGATGCTGGCATATCCCTTATCACGTCGCGATTTGCCGGGCGGAACGTTCTTCGCTTTTCTCCTGTTTTTCACATTGTTGTTCAATGGCGGCCTTGTCCCAACGTACTTGATTTATACCCAACTATTCCATATCAAGAATACGTTGTGGGCGTTGATCGTTCCGGGACTTCTCATGAATGGCTTTAACGTGCTTCTCATGCGAACGTTCTTCATGACGACAATTCCGGTTCCGGTATTGGAATCGGCCAGCATAGACGGAGCAAGCGAATTTAAAATGTATTACAAAATTGTCCTGCCCCTATCGCTGCCGATTCTGGCCACCGTCGGATTGTTTCAAGGACTGGCTTATTGGAACGACTGGAACAACGGCTTAATTTATGTAACCAATCCCAAATTGTTCAGTCTGCAGAACGTACTCAATCGGATTATGAGCGACATCCAGTTCTTGGCCAGTAACAGCGAGATCGGTTCGCAAGCTGGGGAGAGCATTGCGCAGCTGCCAAGCGAAACATTCCGTATGGCGATTGCGGTGATTGCGGTGATCCCGGTTCTGATCGCATATCCGTTCTTCCAGAAATACTTCGTTAAAGGCATGACCATTGGTGCTGTTAAAGGTTGA
- a CDS encoding MerR family transcriptional regulator: MLTIGEVAKEVGINIGAIRFYERKGLLQPAARSEQNNRLYTDDDLSWLVFIKCLRETGMSVEDIKKYYDKVNEGTSTLPERIQLIEDQKQKLLKDIEEKEAQLVHLEEKLKRYYRGENY, from the coding sequence ATGTTAACGATTGGAGAAGTGGCAAAGGAAGTCGGGATCAATATTGGAGCGATCCGTTTTTACGAAAGAAAGGGACTGTTGCAACCTGCTGCCCGAAGCGAGCAGAATAACCGTCTTTATACGGACGATGATCTGAGCTGGCTGGTTTTTATCAAATGTCTTCGCGAAACCGGGATGAGTGTAGAGGACATCAAAAAGTATTATGATAAGGTGAACGAAGGAACCTCAACCCTGCCGGAGAGAATCCAACTGATTGAAGATCAAAAGCAAAAGCTGTTGAAAGATATTGAGGAGAAGGAAGCGCAGCTCGTTCATTTGGAAGAAAAACTGAAGCGCTATTATCGCGGGGAAAATTATTAA